A single region of the Salvia miltiorrhiza cultivar Shanhuang (shh) chromosome 8, IMPLAD_Smil_shh, whole genome shotgun sequence genome encodes:
- the LOC131000042 gene encoding auxin response factor 4-like isoform X1: MEFDLNDAVSEVEKNNACVNGGECEGGSGDYGCLQTSISLPPSSSAASHSSSSSSSCSSPCSESAPPPSIYVELWHACAGPLTSLPKKGNVVVYFPQGHMEQAASASPFPPMDMPTFDLPPQIFCRVIDVRLLANKENDEVYTQLNLLPLPELAGVKLDGKESENAGVDEDGNGVMPAKSTSHMFCKTLTASDTSTHGGFSVPRRAAEDCFPPLDYKEQRPSQELIAKDLHGVEWKFRHIYRGQPRRHLLTTGWSIFVSQKNLVSGDAVLFLRGEAGELRLGIRRAAQPRNGLPDSIIKNQSSYPNVLSPVANAISSNNSFHVFYSPRASHADFIIPVEKYVKCATSQVPVGTRFRMRFDFDDSPERRFSGVVTGVGDIDPYRWQNSKWRCLMVRWDEDIMSNHQERVSPWDIDFSGNYAPLSIQSSPRMKKLRSNLHVTPHGSPIAGGGAVLDFEDSIRSSKVLQGQENVGLVSPFYRGDCVNRQLDFGMQPTAPNPVPNRMDKFNYGEFVRNHAPANFTGFLESNWFPKVLQGQEICSFKSLAGRSSSDLGVWSKPQHGYSIHNQRPTTPSFYPLASEGSRSMPIPRKSIHTGGGQIPLMLSNFSNFQTGNRVLSPTSILSGTKADVGRMPHLTNEPRAQERTSALKNVNSDNNMTEKVPSCKIFGFSLTEDPAAINLQGPSKRSCTKVHKQGSLVGRAVDLSRLNGYDDLLTELEMLFNMEGLLRDPNHGWRILYTDSENDMMVVGDDPWHEFIDVATKIHIYTQEEVEKLTVGMNSDDTKSCLEEAPSAPDVSKSSSVGQPDSSPTVIRM; this comes from the exons ATGGAATTTGATCTGAATGATGCAGTGAGTGAGGTGGAGAAGAATAATGCATGTGTGAATGGAGGAGAATGTGAAGGTGGTAGTGGTGATTATGGGTGTTTGCAAACTTCAATTTCGTTACCGCCCTCTTCGAGTGCTGCCTCTcactcatcatcttcttcttcttcttgttcttcccCTTGTTCAGAATCTGCTCCACCACCATCGATATATGTGGAGCTCTGGCATGCTTGTGCTGGACCTCTCACCAGCTTGCCCAAGAAAGGAAATGTGGTGGTGTATTTCCCTCAAGGCCACATGGAGCAGGCTGCCTCTGCCTCACCCTTTCCTCCCATGGATATGCCCACTTTTGATCTTCCTCCACAGATCTTTTGCCGGGTTATCGATGTTCGGTTACTT GCAAACAAGGAGAATGATGAGGTTTACACTCAACTGAATCTGCTTCCTCTGCCAGAG CTGGCAGGGGTGAAATTGGACGGCAAAGAGAGTGAAAATGCGGGTGTTGACGAGGATGGGAATGGTGTTATGCCTGCAAAGTCGACTTCCCATATGTTCTGCAAGACTTTGACTGCTTCGGATACCAGTACCCATGGTGGATTTTCTGTTCCTCGTAGGGCTGCTGAAGACTGCTTCCCCCCTCTG GATTATAAAGAGCAAAGGCCCTCCCAGGAACTCATAGCCAAGGACCTGCATGGAGTGGAGTGGAAGTTCCGACACATTTATAGAG GCCAGCCAAGGCGGCATTTGCTCACTACTGGTTGGAGTATATTTGTCAGTCAGAAGAACCTTGTCTCGGGGGATGCTGTTCTCTTTCTGAG AGGAGAAGCTGGAGAACTACGGTTGGGGATTAGACGAGCTGCTCAACCTAGGAATGGCTTGCCTGATTCGATCATTAAGAATCAGAGTTCTTATCCCAATGTCCTCTCTCCAGTTGCAAATGCTATATCAAGCAACAACTCGTTTCATGTTTTCTACAGCCCAAG gGCGAGCCATGCTGATTTCATTATTCCCGTTGAAAAATATGTGAAGTGTGCCACCAGTCAGGTACCTGTTGGGACAAGATTCAGAATGAGATTCGACTTTGATGATTCTCCTGAAAGAAG GTTCAGTGGGGTGGTGACTGGAGTCGGCGACATTGATCCCTATAGATGGCAGAACTCGAAATGGAGATGCCTGATG GTGCGTTGGGACGAGGACATCATGAGTAACCACCAAGAACGAGTTTCTCCGTGGGACATTGATTTCTCAGGTAACTATGCACCTCTGAGTATCCAGTCCTCACCTAGGATGAAGAAACTGAGGTCAAATCTGCACGTTACCCCGCATGGCAGCCCAATTGCTG GCGGGGGCGCTGTTTTGGACTTTGAGGATTCGATAAGATCCTCCAAGGTCTTGCAAGGTCAAGAAAATGTAGGTCTAGTTTCACCTTTCTATAGAGGTGATTGTGTGAACCGCCAGCTCGATTTCGGTATGCAACCTACCGCACCTAATCCTGTGCCAAACAGGATGGATAAGTTTAACTACGGCGAGTTTGTGAGAAACCACGCGCCCGCCAACTTCACAGGCTTTCTGGAATCCAATTGGTTTCCTAAGGTCTTGCAAGGTCAAGAAATTTGCTCATTCAAATCTCTAGCAGGGAGAAGTAGCTCGGATCTCGGTGTTTGGTCGAAACCTCAACACGGTTACAGCATTCACAATCAGAGGCCGACGACGCCCAGCTTCTATCCCCTGGCTTCAGAAGGTTCTAGAAGCATGCCGATTCCACGCAAGAGCATCCATACAGGAGGAGGACAAATCCCTCTCATGCTATCCAACTTCTCAAATTTTCAGACAGGAAATCGTGTTCTCAGCCCTACTTCGATCCTGAGTGGGACCAAAGCCGATGTAGGTCGGATGCCACATCTGACAAACGAACCGAGGGCGCAGGAGAGAACGTCTGCTCTTAAAAATGTGAACAGCGATAACAACATGACGGAGAAAGTTCCGAGCTGCAAGATATTCGGTTTCTCTCTGACGGAGGATCCTGCCGCCATCAACCTACAGGGTCCTAGCAAGAGGAGCTGTACAAAG GTTCACAAACAAGGTAGCTTGGTGGGGAGAGCCGTTGATCTTTCACGACTGAACGGCTACGACGATCTGCTGACTGAGCTCGAGATGCTGTTCAACATGGAAGGCCTCTTGCGCGATCCCAACCACGGATGGCGCATACTGTACACCGATAGCGAGAACGACATGATGGTCGTTGGCGACGACCCTTGGCA CGAGTTTATTGATGTGGCGACGAAGATCCACATATACACACAGGAGGAAGTGGAGAAGCTGACGGTCGGAATGAACAGCGACGACACCAAGAGCTGCCTGGAGGAAGCGCCGTCAGCGCCCGACGTGTCCAAGTCGTCGTCGGTAGGGCAGCCCGATTCTTCCCCGACTGTGATAAGGATGTGA
- the LOC131000042 gene encoding auxin response factor 4-like isoform X5: MEFDLNDAVSEVEKNNACVNGGECEESAPPPSIYVELWHACAGPLTSLPKKGNVVVYFPQGHMEQAASASPFPPMDMPTFDLPPQIFCRVIDVRLLANKENDEVYTQLNLLPLPELAGVKLDGKESENAGVDEDGNGVMPAKSTSHMFCKTLTASDTSTHGGFSVPRRAAEDCFPPLDYKEQRPSQELIAKDLHGVEWKFRHIYRGQPRRHLLTTGWSIFVSQKNLVSGDAVLFLRGEAGELRLGIRRAAQPRNGLPDSIIKNQSSYPNVLSPVANAISSNNSFHVFYSPRASHADFIIPVEKYVKCATSQVPVGTRFRMRFDFDDSPERRFSGVVTGVGDIDPYRWQNSKWRCLMVRWDEDIMSNHQERVSPWDIDFSGGGAVLDFEDSIRSSKVLQGQENVGLVSPFYRGDCVNRQLDFGMQPTAPNPVPNRMDKFNYGEFVRNHAPANFTGFLESNWFPKVLQGQEICSFKSLAGRSSSDLGVWSKPQHGYSIHNQRPTTPSFYPLASEGSRSMPIPRKSIHTGGGQIPLMLSNFSNFQTGNRVLSPTSILSGTKADVGRMPHLTNEPRAQERTSALKNVNSDNNMTEKVPSCKIFGFSLTEDPAAINLQGPSKRSCTKVHKQGSLVGRAVDLSRLNGYDDLLTELEMLFNMEGLLRDPNHGWRILYTDSENDMMVVGDDPWHEFIDVATKIHIYTQEEVEKLTVGMNSDDTKSCLEEAPSAPDVSKSSSVGQPDSSPTVIRM; the protein is encoded by the exons ATGGAATTTGATCTGAATGATGCAGTGAGTGAGGTGGAGAAGAATAATGCATGTGTGAATGGAGGAGAATGTGAAG AATCTGCTCCACCACCATCGATATATGTGGAGCTCTGGCATGCTTGTGCTGGACCTCTCACCAGCTTGCCCAAGAAAGGAAATGTGGTGGTGTATTTCCCTCAAGGCCACATGGAGCAGGCTGCCTCTGCCTCACCCTTTCCTCCCATGGATATGCCCACTTTTGATCTTCCTCCACAGATCTTTTGCCGGGTTATCGATGTTCGGTTACTT GCAAACAAGGAGAATGATGAGGTTTACACTCAACTGAATCTGCTTCCTCTGCCAGAG CTGGCAGGGGTGAAATTGGACGGCAAAGAGAGTGAAAATGCGGGTGTTGACGAGGATGGGAATGGTGTTATGCCTGCAAAGTCGACTTCCCATATGTTCTGCAAGACTTTGACTGCTTCGGATACCAGTACCCATGGTGGATTTTCTGTTCCTCGTAGGGCTGCTGAAGACTGCTTCCCCCCTCTG GATTATAAAGAGCAAAGGCCCTCCCAGGAACTCATAGCCAAGGACCTGCATGGAGTGGAGTGGAAGTTCCGACACATTTATAGAG GCCAGCCAAGGCGGCATTTGCTCACTACTGGTTGGAGTATATTTGTCAGTCAGAAGAACCTTGTCTCGGGGGATGCTGTTCTCTTTCTGAG AGGAGAAGCTGGAGAACTACGGTTGGGGATTAGACGAGCTGCTCAACCTAGGAATGGCTTGCCTGATTCGATCATTAAGAATCAGAGTTCTTATCCCAATGTCCTCTCTCCAGTTGCAAATGCTATATCAAGCAACAACTCGTTTCATGTTTTCTACAGCCCAAG gGCGAGCCATGCTGATTTCATTATTCCCGTTGAAAAATATGTGAAGTGTGCCACCAGTCAGGTACCTGTTGGGACAAGATTCAGAATGAGATTCGACTTTGATGATTCTCCTGAAAGAAG GTTCAGTGGGGTGGTGACTGGAGTCGGCGACATTGATCCCTATAGATGGCAGAACTCGAAATGGAGATGCCTGATG GTGCGTTGGGACGAGGACATCATGAGTAACCACCAAGAACGAGTTTCTCCGTGGGACATTGATTTCTCAG GCGGGGGCGCTGTTTTGGACTTTGAGGATTCGATAAGATCCTCCAAGGTCTTGCAAGGTCAAGAAAATGTAGGTCTAGTTTCACCTTTCTATAGAGGTGATTGTGTGAACCGCCAGCTCGATTTCGGTATGCAACCTACCGCACCTAATCCTGTGCCAAACAGGATGGATAAGTTTAACTACGGCGAGTTTGTGAGAAACCACGCGCCCGCCAACTTCACAGGCTTTCTGGAATCCAATTGGTTTCCTAAGGTCTTGCAAGGTCAAGAAATTTGCTCATTCAAATCTCTAGCAGGGAGAAGTAGCTCGGATCTCGGTGTTTGGTCGAAACCTCAACACGGTTACAGCATTCACAATCAGAGGCCGACGACGCCCAGCTTCTATCCCCTGGCTTCAGAAGGTTCTAGAAGCATGCCGATTCCACGCAAGAGCATCCATACAGGAGGAGGACAAATCCCTCTCATGCTATCCAACTTCTCAAATTTTCAGACAGGAAATCGTGTTCTCAGCCCTACTTCGATCCTGAGTGGGACCAAAGCCGATGTAGGTCGGATGCCACATCTGACAAACGAACCGAGGGCGCAGGAGAGAACGTCTGCTCTTAAAAATGTGAACAGCGATAACAACATGACGGAGAAAGTTCCGAGCTGCAAGATATTCGGTTTCTCTCTGACGGAGGATCCTGCCGCCATCAACCTACAGGGTCCTAGCAAGAGGAGCTGTACAAAG GTTCACAAACAAGGTAGCTTGGTGGGGAGAGCCGTTGATCTTTCACGACTGAACGGCTACGACGATCTGCTGACTGAGCTCGAGATGCTGTTCAACATGGAAGGCCTCTTGCGCGATCCCAACCACGGATGGCGCATACTGTACACCGATAGCGAGAACGACATGATGGTCGTTGGCGACGACCCTTGGCA CGAGTTTATTGATGTGGCGACGAAGATCCACATATACACACAGGAGGAAGTGGAGAAGCTGACGGTCGGAATGAACAGCGACGACACCAAGAGCTGCCTGGAGGAAGCGCCGTCAGCGCCCGACGTGTCCAAGTCGTCGTCGGTAGGGCAGCCCGATTCTTCCCCGACTGTGATAAGGATGTGA